A portion of the Camelus bactrianus isolate YW-2024 breed Bactrian camel chromosome 25, ASM4877302v1, whole genome shotgun sequence genome contains these proteins:
- the UTP23 gene encoding rRNA-processing protein UTP23 homolog: protein MKITRQKHAKKHLGFFRNNFGVREPYQILLDGTFCQAALRGRIQLREQLPRYLMGETQLCTTRCVLKELETLGKDLYGAKLIAQKCQVRNCPHFKSAVSGSECLLSMVEEGNPHHYFVATQDQNLSMKVKKKPGIPLMFIIQNTIVLDKPSPKTIAFVKAVESGQLVSAHEKQSIKHLKEERGLVKDPEQRRRKKRKKIKGPNPLSCLKKKKKATDTNSSASEKKRKRKRIRNRSTSKVLSEKQNAEG, encoded by the exons ATGAAGATCACGAGGCAGAAACACGCGAAGAAGCATCTTGGCTTCTTCCGCAACAATTTCGGGGTCCGCGAGCCCTACCAGATACTGCTGGACGGCACCTTCTGTCAGGCGGCGCTGCGGGGCCGCATCCAGCTGCGGGAGCAGCTGCCGCGCTACCTCATGGGGGAGACTCAGCTGTGCACCACCAG gtgTGTGTTAAAAGAGTTAGAAACGTTGGGAAAGGACTTATATGGGGCAAAGCTGATTGCACAAAAATGCCAGGTTCGAAATTGTCCCCATTTCAAGAGTGCAGTGAGTGGATCAGAATGTCTGCTTTCCATGGTTGAAGAGGGAAATCCTCATCATTATTTTGTGGCAACACAG gaTCAGAATTTGTCtatgaaagtaaagaaaaagccTGGAATTCCTCTCATGTTTATTATTCAGAATACTATAGTTTTGGACAAACCTTCTCCAAAAACAATTGCATTTGTTAAAGCAGTAGAGTCAGGTCAGCTTGTCTCAGCGCATGAGAAACAAAGCATCAAGCACCTCAAGGAGGAACGGGGTTTAGTAAAAGACCCTgaacagagaagaagaaaaaagcgcAAGAAAATAAAAGGCCCCAATCCTCTTAGCtgtttgaagaaaaagaaaaaagcaacggATACAAACTCATCTGCctctgagaagaaaagaaaaagaaaaagaatccggAACAGATCTACTTCAAAAGTACTTTCTGAAAAGCAGAATGCAGAAGGATAA